From a single Lolium rigidum isolate FL_2022 chromosome 7, APGP_CSIRO_Lrig_0.1, whole genome shotgun sequence genomic region:
- the LOC124672002 gene encoding uncharacterized protein LOC124672002, with the protein MERPVIRRGRKRFRRQQDGHRAYVHWRDESDCGSSDFDCHNEFSSSSDDTEVFVHPRRKRILDDALFEFFSKEAIKSLKRDFSKFCRSSNVWKENKRVKKSGIDKSSFTVYSTKYFFEVLRRLSDAQKSVIEKFGFHCLLVFGKTGIPSPFIRWLSSCVDALSSQIIVDDKILNVSKDSFHFVLGLPSSGAELAKI; encoded by the exons ATGGAGCGACCAGTGATTCGACGAGGTCGTAAGAGGTTTCGTCGGCAGCAGGATGG GCATCGAGCTTATGTTCATTGGCGCGATGAATCTGATTGTGGGTCTTCAGATTTTGATTGCCACAATGAATTCAGTTCATCAAGTGATGATACAGAA GTTTTTGTCCACCCAAGGAGGAAGAGAATTTTAGATGATGCACTTTTTGAGTTTTTCAGCAAGGAG GCTATTAAATCTCTTAAAAGAGATTTCTCAAAGTTCTGTAGGTCTTCCAATGTATGGAAAGAG AATAAAAGAGTAAAGAAATCTGGGATTGACAAGTCATCCTTCACTGTTTATTCAACCAAGTATTTTTTCGAAGTGTTGCGCCGCCTTTCTGATGCTCAGAAGTCTGTTATTGAGAAGTTTGGTTTCCattgtttacttgtttttggCAAGACTGGCATTCCATCACCTTTTATCCGGTGGCTCTCTTCATGTGTCGATGCTCTCTCTTCGCAAATCATTGTTGATGACAAGATATTAAATGTTTCAAAAGATTCTTTTCATTTTGTTCTTGGTTTGCCAAGTTCTGGAGCTGAGTTG GCTAAGATCTAG